The genomic window GGCCTCGTGTCTGGATGCCAGAGCCATAGGCTGCCAGCATTACTTAGCTCATCCCTCCCCTGTTAGATATTAGAAGAGAAGGCCCAAGTGCGTAGGCCTGGCCAAGGTCCATTAGGCTCAAGCCCACATTTCCATCTGATAGAGCCGCTCACCAGGCCAGGGCCAAGCCAAGAACTGTCCTTCACTTTAAGTAAGCTGGAACTTTCCTGCAAAACCTTTGGAAATAGCTTGTTCTGGTACAGtccagttttcagaagaaaagtcCAGGCTTTACTTGGAGTCCGTGGGTGGAGCTAAGGAGAAGAAAAGTCATATTCCATATCAAACAGCTTGGCTAATCGTAAGTCTCTATCAGTTTGCTGGGAGTAAAATGTACTACTCCATCCTTTATCTGTGTGCAAAATGCAGTAGATGCCGAGGTAGCGGCATCCAGGGGCTTCTGGGACTTCTTGTGGCTGGGCCCCTGCCTTTTCAACAGAGCCACAAGCTGGTAAGTACTGAGGCTAAGTGGGAGGGGAGGCGGAGGGGGAACAAACAGCCCCCTTTCCTTGTTTCAGAGTGGCTGATCAAGTCGCTGTCTGTGTGGGAACATGGCAGCTGGCACCTCTGGAGCTCTTCTCTCAACACTCCCTCCCAATGGAAGTTTGGCCATCAACAGGGTCCAAATAACTGGTAGGATTTTAAGAGCAGTTATAATACAAAAGGGTTTTGGCAAATTGTATTCATCACTCTGTTTGGGTAGTTGTGAAAACAAGACACCCTCCTCCAAAGTCTCCAATCTTGCTCCCGAGTTGGGATGGGAAATGCCCTTTCTTCCCACCCAGAAGTCTAGATCCCAATTTTTAGCACATGCACAATGGCCTAACACTAAACCCCTTTCTTGGGAAGAGAAGTGAACAGAGCTGTTCCAAGAGGCCTCCTGCTGAAGTGGAAACACTGGTCTGGATGGCCCCCAAAGGCCAGGAGTGAGCACAGTCTGGCAAATTAGAGATCATGACTATTCCTCCACCAGAGGCTGAGCCTGTCCAATCCCATTCCTCTGAAggaatatttggggggggggggaaccaatGGGGACGAAGAGGAGGCACTGTGCATCACTCTGCGGGCCTCAGTTAGCGGAGGGAAATGACCCCACCTCCAGAGGCAGCTGCCAAAAAGAATAGAGCCTAACCTGGACAGTCTCAACTACAAACCAGCTTGCTTTGGGTCTCAGGAGCCATTTTTAGAAGCGTGTTGAGTACTCAGGGAGCTAGATAAAGGAGAAGAACAAGTCCTCTCTGACTATCTGCCACCTAGCATGATAAGTAGGATTCCTCCTAGGTAAGATCCTCCCACTCCCAACCAGCCAGGCCAACTTCAGGCTCCTGCTCCCCCCAGTGACACCCCAATTCCCTGGGATTGAAAGGTGGTTTTAAGGAATATTAACTCCTATCAGTGTCACCACTCTTTAGAGCTGGTGATCCACCTGGACCCAAATCCCCTGGAAAGTAAGAATTCCCACAGCCAAATCCGGAAAGGCAAAGGCAGGCTTTGAAAGGGGGTGAGTCCACTGCAAAGACAGACCAGTAGCTCCAAGAGGACTGCCCCTGGAAGTAGGGGCAGGGAAACATAGGAAAAAATGAGCTCTGGGAGCCACCGTTTCACAAACAGCTTTGTTAACTTGCCTACTCGCCTGAGATGGAGGGAAGGCtctgaaagaattggaaagatgtCTTTCAACACACTCAATTTATATACATCTTACTACTTCAAAAGGAGGCtctctggaaacagaagcactaaGAACCACAGGCCATTCCAGGCCCATTTAGTTCCTAGGACTCCCATGGCCTACAAGTCCACAGCACTCAGGGGCATTTCCTGCAGCAAGAGCCCGGCAAACCTTgtagggcctcagggctggcccTCTCGTTCTTCCTGTAAGATGCCCAGCACAGATTTATGAGGGATCCCGCATTCTTCCAGGGACTTACTGAGGTCAGAGAAGCTCCTTCTAGGAACTTCCATAGTTTCGATGCTACAGTGGTGATAGGTTGTCAAGTTCTTTTGTTCAGCCACTGCAACGACTGTCTGGAGGTTATCGGTTGGTCTAAAATGACGGACAAACCTCTGCCCGGAAGGAGACCGGACAGCCAGCAGCAGCCTGGGCTCTCCATCTGATGGCTCCTCAAGGTTCCCCACCAGGGACACGTTGCGCTCCTTGGTTCTACTACAGGGCTTGCTCTCCAGGGGAGGGGCAGGGGCTCGCAAACATCCTTCCCTTGACTTCCCGCTGCAGGCCTCCTCCCTGCAAAGGGCCTTAAGCTCCTGCAAGCTGCTCAGTTTGAGAGTGCTGGCCTGTTTGGCCACTGTATCCACAGCCCCATCTTCCAAGTTCTTTCTGTTAATGGAAGGGAGTACTCGGTACTTGTTGAGAGAGGAGGAGGACCCGACAGGCACCTGCTGGAGCAGCTCTGGGATCTCATCAGGAGCTCCCTGATTAGGGGGTTTGGGAGCTGAGCTCACTGGTTTCTGGCTGCCCGGCCCATCGCCGGGAGCTGTTGGAGCAGGGGAAGGCGGCTTGCGGTAAGAGGAAGACTCTGAGCTGTGGGAGTAGTTCAGATTTGTTCGAGTGCGTCCCTTGGCAGACTTGGGCCTTGTGACATGCATGGTAACAGGGCTTGGCTGCCAGATGAAAGCTGCTTCTGGGTCCAGAGCAGGGCTGCATTCAGATAGTGCTATTTTCAGAGGTGCTTCCGTGGCCATTGCTTCTCAAGGCACCTGTGAAAAAGATTGAACAAGAAACCAGTCATGGGTCAGGCCTTCTTGGGACCCTGGGCCCCCCGGCGCGGAGAGGCAGTGTCATGTGGGGGAAGAGCCTGAAGGCACATTAAGAGCCAGGTCCAATCCCCCCAGTTTATAGATCCATAAAGGGAAAGGGGTCTGTCAAGATCACCCACACAGGAAGTAACCGAGATAGGCTTCAAGTGTATAGACCTTCTGGCTCTGAATCTCATGGTTTTTCCCCTTGGCCACAGTAATAGATATGAGTCGGATGGCCTAGGTTTCGATCCCCACTCTGCCACCTGGGgttaccttgggcaaataacttccCTTCTTTTGGCCTCaggttccttctctgtaaaatgaggggtttagaaCAAAATGACCTTTCACCTTCCCTTCCAGATCTAGAGTATTCTATGCTTCTGGTCACTTTCCAAAGTTCCCCAGGCACAGGCGGTCCTCATGAACATGTCAGGCTGAGGCTGCTGGTGTTCTGGGCTGGAGACTGTCCTTCCTGCCTTAGACCCCAGGAAGATCTAGAACGTCCCATGCACAAAGTGGCTCAGACTCAAGGACACTCCCGGGCACCTCAGTTTTTCAAATGGGGATGTGGTCACTTTAATACCTGTCAGGTTGTTAAAGCAGGACTCACTTCCTCTGCAATGGCTGAGAAGGACTGTGGAAAAAACATTTGAGAGCTCAACTTCTTATTTTCCCCTCAGTAAATGCATAGACTATATGTAGTGCAGGGTCATTGGAGCCTACAAGTCTGTTCAGTGGTTTGACCCAAGCTCCGGACCGTGTGTCCATCCACTGCTCACACGGAAACATGAACCTTCCTTTAGCCCCCTCTCAGTCTCTCCTCTCCTTTGCTCCTTAGCCTATGCCAGTCCCCTTGGCCATCCACACTCCCATTCTTcaattcttccttccctcctttctccctcttcacttTTTCTAGGTGGTTTAAACATCTCTGGGCCACCATTTCCTCAGCAAGTTCAAACTCTCACCATATGTCTATAGTGCCTCACTCTGAGGAGCTTAAGAGGGCTTTCTAGGCAGGATGAATTTCCCTCATTTACCTGAAAGAGATTGCTGTCTAAAGCATGAGTGACTTTAGGAAATTTAAAATTTGGCTCTTGCAGGGCTTGGGTCACTGGCTAGTTGCCTATCACTATGGACAACCCAGTTGGCCTATGAATTACCAAGTCAAGTTAATTATGCTTCCTTATAACTTTCCCTTAGAAAATGGGGTAAGTGGGGGATTGGATGGCATCTTATATTTCAttccaaagtcccttctaatCCGAACCtcctctgaatctatgatttttGTCATAGATCTGGATCGCCTTTATTTCCACCATCTTGGGCTAGGAATCAGCATTATTCTAACTCTGCTCCCTCCCCAATCTCTAAGAGTTTCTCCTGCCTGCCTTGGTTTCCCAATAGGGGCTGGAACACTTCCCTTTTCTTAGTCCCCCTCCCAAACTCCCACTTAAAAGACTTTCCTCACAGTTTCTCTGCCCCTGGTGAGGAACAGAATCTGCTTCTACTAACTCTTAAGTCAATGGCTAATGTCCCTGGCTGTGTTGTCTCTAAGCGACCAGTAAACTATGGTTTAAGAGGGAGTCTGTGGGTAAGGTGCATTGACCTCTACTAGAAAAGGTAGCCGGCAGGTCCAAAGACTATTAGACATGCCCCAAAAGGAGCTACCACCAGGGGAGAATGATAGGCTCCGATTTATCTGTTTTAGCTTCACAAAGACCTCTCCATGCCCAGTGCAAGGGAAA from Monodelphis domestica isolate mMonDom1 chromosome 4, mMonDom1.pri, whole genome shotgun sequence includes these protein-coding regions:
- the UBXN10 gene encoding UBX domain-containing protein 10, whose product is MATEAPLKIALSECSPALDPEAAFIWQPSPVTMHVTRPKSAKGRTRTNLNYSHSSESSSYRKPPSPAPTAPGDGPGSQKPVSSAPKPPNQGAPDEIPELLQQVPVGSSSSLNKYRVLPSINRKNLEDGAVDTVAKQASTLKLSSLQELKALCREEACSGKSREGCLRAPAPPLESKPCSRTKERNVSLVGNLEEPSDGEPRLLLAVRSPSGQRFVRHFRPTDNLQTVVAVAEQKNLTTYHHCSIETMEVPRRSFSDLSKSLEECGIPHKSVLGILQEEREGQP